A region from the Canis aureus isolate CA01 chromosome 8, VMU_Caureus_v.1.0, whole genome shotgun sequence genome encodes:
- the RHOT2 gene encoding mitochondrial Rho GTPase 2 isoform X8 — translation MHRRRCCTPRPRSTTPRPSRLSDRDLDQALSDEELNTFQKSCFGHPLAPQALEDVKMVVRKNVAGGVHDNRLTLDGFLFLNTLFIQRGRHETTWTILRRFGYGDTLELTPDYLVPPLHVPPGCSTELNHFGYQFVQRVFEKHDRDRDGSLSPAELESLFSVFPAAPWGPRLPREVCTEAGRLSLHGYLCQWTLVTYLDVRRCLEHLGYLGYPTLCEQDSQAHAITVTREKRLDQEKGQTQRNVLLCKVVGARGVGKSAFLQAFLGCGLGDGRELAEERPIYAINTVQVNGQEKYLILCEVSADSLLAPVPDAACDVACLMFDSSDPGSFALCARVYKRHYMDGQTPCLIVSSKADLPAGSTPPGLAPAEFCRRHRLPAPATFSRVGPAGLSAAVFTRLATMAAFPHLAHGELHATSFWLRVTLGAVGFAVTAVLSISLYRALVKSR, via the exons ATGCACAGAAGGCGGTGCTGCACCCCACGGCCCCGCTCTACGACCCCGAGGCCAAGCAG GCTCTCGGACCGGGATCTAGACCAGGCGCTCAGTGACGAGGAGCTCAACACTTTCCAG AAATCCTGCTTCGGGCACCCCCTGGCCCCGCAGGCCCTGGAGGACGTGAAGATGGTGGTGCGCAAGAACGTGGCTGGAGGGGTGCACGACAACCGGCTGACCCTGGACG GCTTTCTTTTCTTGAACACGCTGTTCATCCAGCGTGGTCGCCATGAGACCACGTGGACCATCCTGCGGCGCTTCGGCTATGGAGACACACTGGAGCTCACCCCTGACTACCTGGTCCCGCC GCTCCACGTGCCCCCCGGCTGCAGCACCGAGCTCAACCACTTTGGCTACCAGTTTGTGCAGAGGGTGTTTGAGAAGCACGACCGG GACCGTGACGGCAGCCTCTCGCCTGCGGAGCTGGAGAGCCTGTTCAGCGTGTTCCCCGCTGCCCCCTGGGGCCCCCGGCTGCCCCGGGAGGTCTGCACCGAGGCCGGCAGGCTGTCTCTGCATGGATACCTCTGCCAGTGGAC cttgGTGACCTACTTGGACGTCCGGCGCTGCCTCGAGCACCTGGGTTACCTGGGCTACCCCACCCTCTGCGAGCAAGACTCCCAGGCCCACGCCATCACAG TCACTCGAGAGAAGAGGCTGGACCAGGAGAAGGGGCAGACGCAGAGGAACGTTCTCCTGTGCAAGGTGGTGGGAGCCCGCGGAGTGGGCAAGTCCGCCTTCCTGCAGGCCTTCCTCGGCTGCGGCCTAGGG GACGGCAGAGAGCTTGCGGAGGAACGCCCCATCTACGCCATCAACACGGTACAGGTCAACGGACAGGAGAAGTATCTCATC CTGTGCGAGGTGAGTGCAGACAGCCTGCTGGCGCCCGTGCCCGATGCCGCCTGTGACGTGGCCTGCTTGATGTTCGATAGCAGCGACCCCGGCTCCTTCGCACTCTGCGCCCGCGTCTATAAG CGCCACTACATGGACGGACAGACCCCCTGCCTCATCGTCTCCTCCAAGGCGGACCTGCCCGCGGGCAGCACGCCCCCCGGCCTGGCGCCCGCTGAGTTCTGCCGCAGACACCGGCTGCCCGCCCCTGCCACCTTCTCCCGGGTGGGCCCAGCCGGGCTCAGCGCTGCCGTCTTCACCCGGCTCGCCACCATGGCTGCCTTCCC ACACCTGGCTCATGGGGAGCTACACGCCACCTCCTTCTGGCTGCGGGTGACCCTGGGGGCCGTTGGGTTTGCGGTTACTGCCGTCCTCAGCATCTCGCTCTACAGGGCCCTGGTGAAGAGCCGATGA
- the RHOT2 gene encoding mitochondrial Rho GTPase 2 isoform X7 yields MTYLRRLPLRRVPIILVGNKSDLRPGSSMEAVLPIMSQFPEIETCVECSAKNLRNISELFYYAQKAVLHPTAPLYDPEAKQLRPACAQALTRIFRLSDRDLDQALSDEELNTFQKSCFGHPLAPQALEDVKMVVRKNVAGGVHDNRLTLDGFLFLNTLFIQRGRHETTWTILRRFGYGDTLELTPDYLVPPLHVPPGCSTELNHFGYQFVQRVFEKHDRDRDGSLSPAELESLFSVFPAAPWGPRLPREVCTEAGRLSLHGYLCQWTLVTYLDVRRCLEHLGYLGYPTLCEQDSQAHAITVTREKRLDQEKGQTQRNVLLCKVVGARGVGKSAFLQAFLGCGLGDGRELAEERPIYAINTVQVNGQEKYLILCEVSADSLLAPVPDAACDVACLMFDSSDPGSFALCARVYKRHYMDGQTPCLIVSSKADLPAGSTPPGLAPAEFCRRHRLPAPATFSRVGPAGLSAAVFTRLATMAAFPHLAHGELHATSFWLRVTLGAVGFAVTAVLSISLYRALVKSR; encoded by the exons ATGACGTATCTGAGGAGGCTACCATTGAGAAG AGTCCCCATCATCTTGGTGGGCAACAAGTCAGACCTGCGGCCCGGGAGCTCGATGGAGGCTGTGCTGCCCATCATGAGCCAGTTCCCAGAGATCGAGACCTGCGTGGAG TGCTCCGCCAAGAACCTGAGGAACATCTCGGAGCTGTTCTACTATGCACAGAAGGCGGTGCTGCACCCCACGGCCCCGCTCTACGACCCCGAGGCCAAGCAG CTGAGGCCCGCATGTGCCCAAGCCCTCACACGCATCTTCAGGCTCTCGGACCGGGATCTAGACCAGGCGCTCAGTGACGAGGAGCTCAACACTTTCCAG AAATCCTGCTTCGGGCACCCCCTGGCCCCGCAGGCCCTGGAGGACGTGAAGATGGTGGTGCGCAAGAACGTGGCTGGAGGGGTGCACGACAACCGGCTGACCCTGGACG GCTTTCTTTTCTTGAACACGCTGTTCATCCAGCGTGGTCGCCATGAGACCACGTGGACCATCCTGCGGCGCTTCGGCTATGGAGACACACTGGAGCTCACCCCTGACTACCTGGTCCCGCC GCTCCACGTGCCCCCCGGCTGCAGCACCGAGCTCAACCACTTTGGCTACCAGTTTGTGCAGAGGGTGTTTGAGAAGCACGACCGG GACCGTGACGGCAGCCTCTCGCCTGCGGAGCTGGAGAGCCTGTTCAGCGTGTTCCCCGCTGCCCCCTGGGGCCCCCGGCTGCCCCGGGAGGTCTGCACCGAGGCCGGCAGGCTGTCTCTGCATGGATACCTCTGCCAGTGGAC cttgGTGACCTACTTGGACGTCCGGCGCTGCCTCGAGCACCTGGGTTACCTGGGCTACCCCACCCTCTGCGAGCAAGACTCCCAGGCCCACGCCATCACAG TCACTCGAGAGAAGAGGCTGGACCAGGAGAAGGGGCAGACGCAGAGGAACGTTCTCCTGTGCAAGGTGGTGGGAGCCCGCGGAGTGGGCAAGTCCGCCTTCCTGCAGGCCTTCCTCGGCTGCGGCCTAGGG GACGGCAGAGAGCTTGCGGAGGAACGCCCCATCTACGCCATCAACACGGTACAGGTCAACGGACAGGAGAAGTATCTCATC CTGTGCGAGGTGAGTGCAGACAGCCTGCTGGCGCCCGTGCCCGATGCCGCCTGTGACGTGGCCTGCTTGATGTTCGATAGCAGCGACCCCGGCTCCTTCGCACTCTGCGCCCGCGTCTATAAG CGCCACTACATGGACGGACAGACCCCCTGCCTCATCGTCTCCTCCAAGGCGGACCTGCCCGCGGGCAGCACGCCCCCCGGCCTGGCGCCCGCTGAGTTCTGCCGCAGACACCGGCTGCCCGCCCCTGCCACCTTCTCCCGGGTGGGCCCAGCCGGGCTCAGCGCTGCCGTCTTCACCCGGCTCGCCACCATGGCTGCCTTCCC ACACCTGGCTCATGGGGAGCTACACGCCACCTCCTTCTGGCTGCGGGTGACCCTGGGGGCCGTTGGGTTTGCGGTTACTGCCGTCCTCAGCATCTCGCTCTACAGGGCCCTGGTGAAGAGCCGATGA